One stretch of Zingiber officinale cultivar Zhangliang chromosome 6B, Zo_v1.1, whole genome shotgun sequence DNA includes these proteins:
- the LOC121992059 gene encoding uncharacterized protein LOC121992059 isoform X2 yields MACCASIPSCTLLRVQSICCETEPLFVNRRNIYARVLGSWHLRKVDLISQFRFSTPFLANVFFGTSSKTVQCMKKSSPKCFGVGMLITPKNSVADNWIPIVDQMLLTISVIFAYLAGVVPKDRTFPNVGSNTAGPSYDAATSSNGRSTESISNNYWHEISGKLMDALSTIKDDHAFSTKVYEDLYYSKRSPLNMFAINEGPRLRLIWVTLQQLQNKVNAIPENSKFVTRDVWLKISSKIVTGVILPVCTEWLRVEHDLEIGESNVNLPSKIIGKLKEDDRILQNINRVGKIELYSDLIFFLRFGSPSPWCCCDSKLLPQHGADILEDMIVMLADTIASIYVEVISIDSDIFTEMNVFGLTLCSMSTRTLQKLRNEVLLNQWLQENFESVISMYEDRFELHILQRELFDNPEHKESSNLTWWKNLPFKKSAVPSLVPYVCISQFSLPVKRMKELRALTGWRYCFSLYLEFCDISMPFFRAAFNKLVDNLRTIWLNDQ; encoded by the exons ATGGCATGCTGTGCTTCTATACCTTCTTGCACTCTACTACGGGTCCAAAGTATATGTTGTGAAACAGAACCTCTCTTTGTCAACAGAAGGAATATCTATGCTAGGGTGTTAGGAAG TTGGCACCTCAGGAAAGTTGATCTTATTAGTCAGTTCAGATTTTCTACACCATTTTTGGCAAATGTTTTTTTTGGTACATCCTCAAAAACGGTTCAATGCATGAAGAAGAGCTCCCCTAAATGTTTTGGTGTGGGGATGCTGATAACTCCTAAAAACAGTGTGGCAGACAATTGGATTCCTATCGTTGACCAAATGCTTCTAACAATCAGTGTGATCTTTGCATACTTAGCTGGGGTAGTTCCAAAGGACAGGACATTTCCTAATGTAGGAAGCAACACAGCAGGCCCATCTTATGATGCTGCAACGTCCAGCAATGGTAG ATCAACTGAGTCTATCTCAAACAATTACTGGCATGAAATAAGCGGGAAACTTATGGATGCTTTGAGCACTATCAAAGACGATCATGCTTTCAGTACCAAAGTTTATGAAGATCTTTATTACAGCAAAAGGAGTCCCTTGAATATGTTTGCTATTAATGAAGGTCCTAGGTTGCGCTTGATTTGGGTTACTTTACAGCAGCTGCAAAATAAG GTCAATGCTATCCCAGAAAACAGTAAATTTGTTACCCGTGATGTCTGGTTAAAAATTTCATCAAAAATTGTAACCGGAGTAATTTTACCAGTTTGCACGGAATGGCTCAGAGTAGAACACGACCTGGAAATTGGAGAATCCAATGTG AATCTACCTTCCAAAATTATTGGTAAATTGAAGGAAGATGACAGAATATTACAAAACATAAATAGAGTGGGCAAGATTGAACTATATTCAGACCTGATATTCTTTCTTAGATTTGGTTCACCCAG TCCTTGGTGCTGTTGTGATAGTAAGCTTCTGCCACAACATGGAGCTGATATTTTAGAAGACATGATCGTGATGTTGGCTGATACCATAGCTAGCATATATGTGGAAGTCATCTCAATTGACAGTGACATTTTTACAGAGATGAATGTCTTTGGCTTAACTTTATGTTCGATGTCCACTAGAACACTTCAAAAGCTACGGAATGAG GTTCTTCTGAACCAATGGCTTCAGGAGAACTTCGAGTCTGTTATCTCGATGTATGAGGATCGTTTTGAGTTGCACATCCTGCAGAGAGAACTTTTTGACAATCCAGAACACAAGGAAAGCAGTAACCTTACTTGGTGGAAGAATCTTCCATTCAAAAAGTCAGCAGTTCCATCACTTGTGCCGTATGTCTGTATCAGCCAATTTTCCCTGCCAGTAAAACGGATGAAAGAATTAAGAGCCTTAACTGGATG GAGGTACTGCTTCAGCTTGTATCTTGAGTTTTGCGACATCAGCATGCCCTTCTTTCGAGCTGCTTTCAACAAG TTAGTCGATAACCTACGAACCATTTGGCTGAATGACCAATGA
- the LOC121992059 gene encoding uncharacterized protein LOC121992059 isoform X1: MACCASIPSCTLLRVQSICCETEPLFVNRRNIYARVLGSWHLRKVDLISQFRFSTPFLANVFFGTSSKTVQCMKKSSPKCFGVGMLITPKNSVADNWIPIVDQMLLTISVIFAYLAGVVPKDRTFPNVGSNTAGPSYDAATSSNGRSTESISNNYWHEISGKLMDALSTIKDDHAFSTKVYEDLYYSKRSPLNMFAINEGPRLRLIWVTLQQLQNKVNAIPENSKFVTRDVWLKISSKIVTGVILPVCTEWLRVEHDLEIGESNVNLPSKIIGKLKEDDRILQNINRVGKIELYSDLIFFLRFGSPSPWCCCDSKLLPQHGADILEDMIVMLADTIASIYVEVISIDSDIFTEMNVFGLTLCSMSTRTLQKLRNEVLLNQWLQENFESVISMYEDRFELHILQRELFDNPEHKESSNLTWWKNLPFKKSAVPSLVPYVCISQFSLPVKRMKELRALTGWRYCFSLYLEFCDISMPFFRAAFNKVSKAVSFLLVCMIGRSVGLIFSGIRQSLGWR, from the exons ATGGCATGCTGTGCTTCTATACCTTCTTGCACTCTACTACGGGTCCAAAGTATATGTTGTGAAACAGAACCTCTCTTTGTCAACAGAAGGAATATCTATGCTAGGGTGTTAGGAAG TTGGCACCTCAGGAAAGTTGATCTTATTAGTCAGTTCAGATTTTCTACACCATTTTTGGCAAATGTTTTTTTTGGTACATCCTCAAAAACGGTTCAATGCATGAAGAAGAGCTCCCCTAAATGTTTTGGTGTGGGGATGCTGATAACTCCTAAAAACAGTGTGGCAGACAATTGGATTCCTATCGTTGACCAAATGCTTCTAACAATCAGTGTGATCTTTGCATACTTAGCTGGGGTAGTTCCAAAGGACAGGACATTTCCTAATGTAGGAAGCAACACAGCAGGCCCATCTTATGATGCTGCAACGTCCAGCAATGGTAG ATCAACTGAGTCTATCTCAAACAATTACTGGCATGAAATAAGCGGGAAACTTATGGATGCTTTGAGCACTATCAAAGACGATCATGCTTTCAGTACCAAAGTTTATGAAGATCTTTATTACAGCAAAAGGAGTCCCTTGAATATGTTTGCTATTAATGAAGGTCCTAGGTTGCGCTTGATTTGGGTTACTTTACAGCAGCTGCAAAATAAG GTCAATGCTATCCCAGAAAACAGTAAATTTGTTACCCGTGATGTCTGGTTAAAAATTTCATCAAAAATTGTAACCGGAGTAATTTTACCAGTTTGCACGGAATGGCTCAGAGTAGAACACGACCTGGAAATTGGAGAATCCAATGTG AATCTACCTTCCAAAATTATTGGTAAATTGAAGGAAGATGACAGAATATTACAAAACATAAATAGAGTGGGCAAGATTGAACTATATTCAGACCTGATATTCTTTCTTAGATTTGGTTCACCCAG TCCTTGGTGCTGTTGTGATAGTAAGCTTCTGCCACAACATGGAGCTGATATTTTAGAAGACATGATCGTGATGTTGGCTGATACCATAGCTAGCATATATGTGGAAGTCATCTCAATTGACAGTGACATTTTTACAGAGATGAATGTCTTTGGCTTAACTTTATGTTCGATGTCCACTAGAACACTTCAAAAGCTACGGAATGAG GTTCTTCTGAACCAATGGCTTCAGGAGAACTTCGAGTCTGTTATCTCGATGTATGAGGATCGTTTTGAGTTGCACATCCTGCAGAGAGAACTTTTTGACAATCCAGAACACAAGGAAAGCAGTAACCTTACTTGGTGGAAGAATCTTCCATTCAAAAAGTCAGCAGTTCCATCACTTGTGCCGTATGTCTGTATCAGCCAATTTTCCCTGCCAGTAAAACGGATGAAAGAATTAAGAGCCTTAACTGGATG GAGGTACTGCTTCAGCTTGTATCTTGAGTTTTGCGACATCAGCATGCCCTTCTTTCGAGCTGCTTTCAACAAGGTTAGCAAAGCTGTATCATTCCTACTTGTTTGTATGATCGGGAGGTCTGTAGGTCTAATATTTAGTGGGATCAGGCAATCCTTAGGTTGGAGGTAG
- the LOC121992060 gene encoding protein G1-like3 codes for MESTPDVSGGALGGSPSSGGGEVAASSRYESQKRRDWNTFLQYLRSHQPPLGLARCSAAHVLEFLRYLDQFGKTKVHVAGCPFFGIPCPPGPCPCPLRQAWGSLDALVGRLRAAFEENGGRRDDNPFAACAVRIYLREVRAFQSKARGVSYDKKRKKPPPPPPPPPPPPAGDMGTPSLST; via the coding sequence ATGGAGTCGACTCCGGACGTCTCCGGCGGAGCTCTCGGCGGCAGCCCGAGCTCCGGCGGGGGGGAGGTGGCGGCGTCGAGCCGGTACGAGTCGCAGAAGCGGCGCGACTGGAACACTTTCCTGCAGTACCTGAGGAGCCACCAGCCGCCGCTGGGGCTGGCGCGGTGCAGCGCGGCGCACGTGCTGGAGTTCCTCCGGTACCTGGACCAGTTCGGGAAGACGAAGGTGCACGTGGCGGGCTGCCCGTTCTTCGGCATCCCCTGCCCGCCCGGCCCCTGCCCCTGCCCGCTCCGCCAGGCGTGGGGCTCCCTCGACGCCCTCGTCGGCCGCCTCCGCGCCGCCTTCGAGGAGAACGGCGGCCGACGCGACGACAACCCCTTCGCCGCCTGCGCCGTCCGCATCTACCTCCGCGAGGTCCGCGCCTTCCAGTCGAAGGCCCGCGGCGTCAGCTACGACAAGAAGCGCAAGAAGCCGCCACCGCCGCCgcccccgccgccgccgccgcccgcTGGGGACATGGGAACACCTTCTTTATCGACGTAA